One genomic segment of Brassica napus cultivar Da-Ae chromosome A3, Da-Ae, whole genome shotgun sequence includes these proteins:
- the LOC106439845 gene encoding purple acid phosphatase 10, producing the protein MKMGRFEGFFLSFVLNSFLLFCHGGTTSRFVRRLEATADMPLDSDVFRVPPGCNAPQQVHITQGDLEGKAVIVSWVTQKAKGSNMVLYWKEHSSKMLKAHGKSKTYKFYNYTSGHIHHCTIRNLEYDTKYYYMVGVGQTERKFWFLTPPKPGPDVPYTFGLIGDLGQSFDSNITLTHYENNPLKGQTILFVGDFSYADTYPNHDNNRWDTWGRFVERSTAYQPWIWTVGNHELDFAPQIGETKPFKPFKHRYHTPHRSSGSTEPFWYSIKRGPAYIIVLASYSAYGKYTPQYMWLEQEFPKVNRTETPWLIVLMHSPWYNSYDYHYMEGETMRVMYEPWFVKNKVDVVFAGHVHGYERSERISNIAYNVVNGICSPVKDLSAPVYITIGDGGNLEGLATIMTEPQPKYSAFREASFGHAIFSIKNRTHAYYGWHRNQDGCAVDGDTMWFFNRIWHPIDDSPDDDS; encoded by the exons atgaaaatgGGTCGTTTCGAAGGATTTTTTCTTAGTTTTGTTCTGAACAGCTTCTTGTTGTTCTGTCATGGTGGCACCACAAGTAGGTTTGTCAGGAGGTTAGAGGCAACAGCTGATATGCCACTCGATAGTGATGTATTTCGTGTTCCTCCTGGTTGCAATGCCCCTCAACAG GTGCACATTACACAAGGAGACCTTGAAGGAAAGGCAGTGATAGTTTCTTGGGTGACGCAAAAAGCAAAAGGATCTAACATGGTTCTTTACTGGAAAGAGCATAGCAGCAAAATGCTAAAAGCCCATGGCAAATCCAAGACGTACAAGTTCTACAACTATACGTCTGGTCACATCCATCATTGCACCATCAGAAACTTAGAg TATGACACCAAGTACTACTACATGGTAGGTGTGGGACAAACGGAACGCAAGTTCTGGTTCCTCACTCCTCCTAAACCTGGTCCTGACGTTCCTTACACGTTTGGTCTTATTG GGGACCTTGGGCAGAGTTTTGACTCTAATATAACCTTAACACATTATGAGAATAACCCATTGAAAGGTCAAACAATTTTGTTTGTTGGGGATTTCTCATACGCTGACACATACCCGAACCATGACAATAATAGATGGGACACTTGGGGAAGGTTTGTTGAAAGAAGCACAGCATATCAGCCCTGGATTTGGACCGTAGGAAACCATGAACTTGATTTTGCCCCCCAGATT GGAGAAACCAAACCATTTAAGCCATTCAAGCATAGGTACCATACTCCTCACCGATCATCAGGTAGTACAGAACCATTCTGGTACTCTATAAAGAGAGGTCCAGCTTACATAATCGTGCTGGCTTCATATTCAGCATACG GTAAATACACGCCGCAGTACATGTGGCTTGAACAAGAATTCCCAAAGGTTAACAGAACAGAAACCCCATGGTTGATTGTTCTGATGCATTCACCGTGGTACAACAGCTACGATTACCATTACATGGAAGGTGAAACAATGAGAGTGATGTATGAGCCGTGGTTCGTCAAGAACAAAGTAGATGTTGTTTTTGCGGGTCACGTCCATGGCTATGAAAGATCA GAACGCATATCCAACATTGCGTACAATGTGGTTAATGGAATTTGCAGTCCAGTGAAAGATCTATCTGCTCCTGTATATATCACCATTGGTGATGGAGGCAATCTTGAAGGATTGGCTACCAT AATGACTGAGCCTCAGCCTAAGTACTCTGCCTTCAGAGAAGCGAGCTTCGGACATGCTATATTCTCGATAAAGAACAGGACGCACGCTTACTATGGTTGGCACAGGAACCAGGATGGCTGCGCTGTGGATGGTGACACCATGTGGTTCTTTAATAGAATTTGGCATCCCATTGATGACTCTCCTGATGATGATTCTTGA